Proteins encoded together in one Sphingomonas radiodurans window:
- a CDS encoding aldehyde dehydrogenase family protein, with product MNFDSDYRMLIGSELVTGSATLDVVNPANEEVIATVPDATRDDLDRAVDAARAAFPGWAATPVAERKAKLTALGQAIMANADPLMRLLTKEQGKPHAEAQGEVMGAGYWLMAAAGLDLPVTVNEDSDERYSETRHVPLGVVGAIAPWNFPMILAMFKVGPALLAGNTMVLKPSPFTPLSTLKFGELAAQILPAGVLNIVTGGDDLGPWMTSHPGFDKISFTGSTATGKRVMQSAAPTLKRVTLELGGNDAAIVMPDVDVEKVAEELFWAAFRNNGQICIATKRMYVHQDIYDQLRDALVAYAKTVKVGDGSEQGTQIGPINNKQQYARVLELIQDAKDKGYKFLVGGDAAEVPGYFVPVTILDNPPEDSRIVQEEQFGPVLPLIKFDDYESVIARANATDYGLGGSVWGNDEDKAFEIAQRIASGTVWVNETQHLSPMAAFGGMKQSGVGVEGGIEGLLEYTNAQTIVRKKRKETVAA from the coding sequence ATGAACTTCGACAGTGATTATCGGATGCTGATCGGCAGCGAGCTGGTCACCGGGTCGGCGACGCTGGACGTCGTGAACCCCGCGAATGAGGAAGTGATCGCGACGGTCCCTGATGCGACGCGCGACGATCTTGACCGGGCGGTCGATGCCGCCCGCGCGGCGTTCCCCGGCTGGGCTGCGACGCCGGTGGCCGAGCGAAAGGCAAAGCTCACCGCGCTTGGCCAGGCGATCATGGCCAATGCCGATCCGCTAATGCGCCTGCTGACGAAGGAGCAGGGCAAGCCGCATGCCGAGGCGCAGGGCGAAGTGATGGGCGCGGGCTATTGGCTGATGGCCGCCGCCGGGCTCGACCTGCCAGTGACGGTGAATGAGGATTCGGACGAGCGCTACAGTGAGACACGCCACGTGCCGCTGGGCGTCGTCGGGGCAATCGCGCCGTGGAATTTCCCGATGATCCTGGCGATGTTCAAGGTCGGCCCCGCGCTCCTCGCCGGCAATACGATGGTGCTGAAGCCATCGCCGTTCACCCCACTCTCCACGCTCAAGTTCGGCGAGCTGGCGGCGCAGATCCTGCCCGCCGGCGTACTCAACATCGTCACCGGTGGGGACGACCTGGGGCCGTGGATGACGAGCCACCCCGGCTTCGACAAGATCAGCTTCACGGGCTCGACCGCGACCGGCAAGCGCGTGATGCAGTCCGCTGCCCCGACGCTCAAGCGCGTGACGCTGGAACTGGGCGGCAACGATGCGGCGATCGTGATGCCCGACGTCGATGTCGAGAAGGTCGCCGAGGAGCTATTCTGGGCGGCGTTCCGCAACAACGGCCAGATCTGCATCGCCACCAAGCGGATGTACGTCCACCAAGACATCTACGATCAGCTGCGCGACGCACTCGTCGCTTACGCGAAGACGGTGAAAGTCGGCGACGGATCGGAGCAGGGCACGCAGATCGGCCCGATCAACAACAAGCAGCAATATGCCCGCGTGCTGGAGCTGATCCAGGACGCCAAGGACAAGGGCTACAAATTCCTCGTCGGCGGCGATGCGGCCGAGGTACCGGGCTATTTCGTGCCGGTGACGATCCTCGACAACCCGCCAGAGGACAGTCGCATCGTGCAGGAGGAGCAGTTCGGCCCCGTCCTGCCGCTAATCAAGTTCGACGATTACGAGAGCGTGATCGCGCGCGCCAATGCGACCGATTACGGTCTCGGCGGCTCGGTATGGGGCAATGACGAGGACAAGGCGTTCGAGATCGCGCAGCGCATCGCCAGCGGCACGGTGTGGGTCAACGAGACGCAGCATCTGTCCCCGATGGCCGCATTCGGCGGGATGAAGCAGTCGGGTGTCGGCGTCGAAGGCGGGATCGAAGGCCTGCTCGAATATACCAACGCGCAGACGATCGTGCGAAAGAAGCGCAAGGAAACAGTCGCCGCCTGA
- a CDS encoding NAD(P)-dependent alcohol dehydrogenase produces the protein MQTTAAVARIPEGDFSIEEIEVGEPRAGEVLVRIAGVGVCHTDLIFRDQFAPYPLPAVLGHEGAGTIEAIGESVEGLAVGDKVVLGFSSCGHCPRCNEGLPSYCRTFPPLNYAGMRLEDGSKAFAKGDEAISSHFFGQSSFAVHTITRARNVVKVDTDVPVALLGPLGCGFQTGAGGVMRSLAATPGSSIAIIGGGPVGLAAVMGAVIQRCATIVLVEPIAARRDIARELGATHVVDPAAGGMAEALRSIVPDGLDYVFDTSGNVGAIEAGLASLGSHGAIGLVGVPKRADAAIAVNISALMTPGHRIIGIIEGDSDPQAFIPELLRHHAAGRFPFDTLIRTYPLTEINQAITDQARGECIKVVLLP, from the coding sequence ATGCAGACCACCGCCGCCGTCGCCCGCATCCCCGAAGGCGATTTTTCGATCGAGGAAATCGAGGTGGGCGAACCGCGAGCGGGCGAGGTGCTGGTACGCATCGCGGGCGTCGGCGTATGCCACACCGACCTGATCTTCCGCGACCAGTTCGCGCCCTATCCCCTCCCGGCCGTGCTCGGCCACGAGGGCGCAGGGACGATCGAAGCGATCGGCGAGAGTGTCGAGGGGCTCGCCGTCGGCGACAAGGTGGTGCTTGGCTTTTCCAGCTGCGGACATTGTCCGCGCTGCAACGAAGGCCTGCCAAGCTATTGCCGCACGTTCCCGCCGCTCAACTATGCGGGCATGCGACTGGAGGACGGATCGAAGGCCTTCGCCAAGGGCGACGAGGCGATCTCATCGCACTTCTTCGGTCAGTCGTCCTTTGCCGTTCATACGATCACGCGTGCGCGCAACGTCGTGAAGGTGGACACCGATGTTCCGGTCGCGCTGCTTGGGCCACTGGGCTGTGGTTTTCAGACCGGCGCAGGCGGGGTGATGCGGTCGCTCGCGGCTACGCCCGGTTCGTCGATTGCAATCATCGGGGGCGGGCCTGTCGGGCTCGCGGCGGTGATGGGCGCGGTGATCCAGCGTTGCGCCACGATCGTGCTCGTCGAGCCAATCGCTGCACGGCGAGACATCGCCCGCGAACTTGGCGCCACACACGTCGTCGATCCGGCAGCGGGCGGCATGGCCGAAGCGCTGCGCAGTATCGTGCCCGACGGGCTGGATTATGTGTTCGACACCAGCGGCAACGTCGGCGCGATCGAAGCAGGACTTGCCTCGCTCGGGAGCCACGGCGCGATCGGACTGGTCGGCGTGCCCAAGCGCGCCGATGCCGCGATCGCCGTCAACATCTCGGCGCTGATGACACCTGGTCATCGGATCATCGGGATCATTGAAGGCGACAGCGATCCGCAAGCGTTCATCCCCGAACTGCTGCGGCATCATGCCGCAGGTCGGTTCCCCTTCGACACGCTGATCCGCACCTATCCGCTTACCGAGATCAACCAGGCGATCACCGATCAGGCGCGTGGCGAGTGCATCAAGGTGGTGTTGCTGCCGTAA
- a CDS encoding helix-turn-helix domain-containing protein, whose translation MAVTDTVWTNEAIISDALGRAADLGIGSTGDGWRLSRWRQFVGSYQLPALPDPTFVVHIAGKPRVKMWERDGWSETSSIPGCATILPAGQPSGWLVDGELDVVTLSISATELQGTPAYDQFQRMRFAFADPLGAALTRQILGELYAPQTPERQVYVTALAGALKAHMVRGPQNSAVSTIPTSDFAAYRLHHIMNRVLARPEADHSLEAMASDAGLTPSHFCRVFKRATGVSPHQYVMKARLDRAQELLAGSDLTIAQVADALGFISQSHFTRAFRAHAGQTPSAWRATKAH comes from the coding sequence ATGGCTGTGACCGATACGGTCTGGACCAACGAGGCAATCATTTCCGATGCTCTGGGTCGCGCCGCGGATCTCGGCATCGGGTCGACAGGTGATGGCTGGCGCCTATCGCGCTGGCGCCAGTTCGTCGGCAGTTATCAGCTGCCCGCGCTGCCCGACCCCACCTTCGTCGTGCACATCGCCGGCAAGCCGCGCGTCAAGATGTGGGAGCGCGACGGGTGGAGTGAGACGAGTTCCATCCCCGGCTGCGCGACGATCCTGCCCGCGGGGCAGCCGAGCGGTTGGCTCGTCGACGGCGAGCTTGACGTGGTGACGCTGTCGATCTCCGCCACGGAGCTGCAAGGCACGCCTGCCTACGACCAGTTCCAGCGCATGCGCTTCGCCTTCGCCGATCCGCTCGGCGCGGCGCTGACGCGGCAGATCCTGGGCGAGCTCTACGCCCCGCAGACGCCCGAGCGACAGGTCTATGTCACCGCGCTCGCGGGCGCGCTGAAGGCGCATATGGTGCGCGGACCGCAAAACTCGGCGGTGTCGACCATCCCGACAAGCGATTTTGCGGCATATCGCCTGCACCACATCATGAACCGCGTGCTCGCGCGCCCGGAGGCCGATCACAGCCTGGAGGCGATGGCGAGCGACGCCGGCCTAACGCCCTCGCATTTCTGCCGCGTGTTCAAGCGTGCGACCGGTGTCAGCCCGCACCAATATGTGATGAAGGCGCGGCTCGATCGCGCGCAGGAGTTGCTCGCCGGATCGGACCTGACGATCGCGCAGGTCGCCGATGCGCTCGGCTTCATCAGCCAGAGCCATTTCACGCGTGCCTTTCGCGCCCACGCCGGGCAGACCCCGAGTGCCTGGCGTGCGACCAAGGCGCATTAG
- a CDS encoding cytochrome P450, with amino-acid sequence MIPDLKDPALYERGVPYDAFAELRTTDPVHWNPEADGAGFWAVTRHADIVAVSRNPTLFSSAHEWGGHRIFNENEVGLTGAGESAIGIPFISRDPPTHTRYRKFVMPALSPVRLGDIEARIRARVEALVAEIPLGAPVDIVPLLNAPLPLLTLAELLGVAPDLWPKLYEWTNAFVGEDDPEFRQSPESMQQVLAEFFGFATELFEARRAEPTQDIASLLANAEIDGVPVPFGDFVGNLILVLVGGNETTRNSLSHSMVRLAEQPEAWAQICADPGVLFNGVKEMVRHASPVLHMRRTATADTELGGKRIAKGDKVVLWYASGNRDASVFPDPDAFDLARGNVPHVGFGSGQHVCVGSRLAEMQLRIAFEALAKRVASFAVTAPPKRLRSNFINGLKTLEIELRPA; translated from the coding sequence ATGATCCCCGATCTCAAGGATCCCGCGCTCTACGAACGCGGCGTGCCCTATGATGCGTTTGCCGAATTGCGCACCACCGATCCGGTACACTGGAACCCGGAGGCCGATGGCGCCGGCTTCTGGGCAGTGACGCGCCATGCCGATATCGTCGCGGTGTCACGCAATCCGACGCTGTTCTCATCCGCGCACGAATGGGGAGGCCATCGCATCTTCAACGAAAACGAGGTCGGGCTGACCGGCGCTGGCGAGAGCGCGATCGGCATCCCCTTCATCTCGCGCGATCCGCCCACCCACACGCGCTATCGCAAGTTCGTGATGCCTGCGCTGTCGCCCGTCCGCCTCGGCGACATCGAAGCCCGCATCCGCGCGCGCGTCGAAGCGCTGGTGGCGGAGATCCCGCTGGGCGCGCCGGTGGATATCGTGCCGCTCCTCAACGCGCCGCTGCCATTGCTGACGTTGGCCGAACTACTCGGCGTGGCACCTGATCTGTGGCCCAAGCTCTACGAGTGGACCAATGCGTTCGTCGGTGAGGACGATCCAGAGTTTCGCCAGAGCCCGGAATCGATGCAGCAGGTGCTCGCCGAGTTCTTCGGCTTCGCAACCGAGCTGTTCGAGGCGCGCAGGGCCGAGCCGACACAGGACATCGCCTCGTTGCTCGCCAATGCCGAGATCGACGGCGTGCCAGTGCCGTTCGGCGACTTCGTCGGCAACCTCATCCTCGTGCTGGTCGGCGGCAACGAGACGACGCGCAATTCGCTGAGCCATTCGATGGTGCGCCTCGCGGAGCAACCCGAGGCATGGGCGCAGATTTGCGCCGATCCGGGCGTGCTGTTCAACGGCGTGAAGGAGATGGTCCGCCACGCCAGCCCCGTCCTTCACATGCGCCGTACCGCAACCGCCGACACCGAACTTGGCGGCAAACGGATCGCGAAGGGCGACAAAGTCGTGCTGTGGTACGCCAGCGGCAATCGCGACGCATCGGTCTTCCCCGATCCCGATGCGTTCGATCTCGCGCGCGGCAACGTGCCGCATGTCGGCTTCGGATCCGGGCAGCATGTCTGCGTCGGCTCGCGGCTGGCCGAAATGCAGCTGCGGATCGCTTTCGAGGCGCTGGCGAAGCGTGTAGCGTCGTTCGCGGTGACGGCGCCGCCCAAGCGGCTGCGCTCGAACTTCATCAATGGGCTCAAGACGCTCGAAATAGAGCTTCGGCCCGCGTGA
- a CDS encoding TonB-dependent receptor, which produces MKATCLAALLVGVCFPAGAGAQLAQGSADGSSNELMPNESAPAGPTETDDIIVTAQRRAQSVLTVPIAITALDGQALENKGVTNSANLASAVPNLQVSSPYGNTQPNFSLRGISVANEYNSNQASPIGVYVDDVYLANRTAHGMGLFDLDRVEVLRGPQGTLFGRNTTGGAINFITRAPTLSGNEGYAEGGYGNYDTWTAQAAIEATMVKDQLGLRVAGNFVKGDGQIRNVSPGALDANSQDTLQGRATLRFRPGDGPLDVKIKIYGGRDRGTQAAIHGLLPFRQGLDFFETNENRIGRNRTDAYGISATIAYEISPTLTFTAITSKDGGSQNLQQAADGSPLDVLDINWRSKYDQFSEEARLNYDGGALKLVAGGFYGFDRVETQNTFNIGQAIAPTVNGGFFQSYTQRRRSAAVFAQGDYELSRGLTLTVGGRYTWDRARYDDGYAYLFAGDVGGAQLPLATTVPCPGVPGTCAYDPALRYAIRGQNNALTGRVSLSYQFDDGPLVYASYNRGYRSGAFNGGGYTSSAGITYIAPERLNAYEVGAKGRFGALTLSAAGFYYDYSNQQVQDTRAGPVSFLVNAPKSEVYGAEAEAVLRLSPAVSLNAALGYLHATYKELTLQGTDLSGNDLPFAPRFTAQGGVDLALFRDGQNGLVFSPNVAFFTRQFFSPFNDTNAVGSPQNNAELQQRDFAKVNATLAWTIGQITLKAWGNNIFGRETFAYGLDLRGAGFPYNFLVPAAPRTYGGAIQIAF; this is translated from the coding sequence ATGAAAGCCACCTGTTTGGCCGCGCTGCTCGTCGGCGTATGCTTCCCCGCCGGGGCGGGAGCGCAACTGGCGCAGGGCAGCGCTGACGGTTCGTCGAACGAGCTGATGCCGAACGAATCAGCGCCGGCCGGCCCAACTGAAACGGACGACATCATCGTCACGGCGCAGCGCCGTGCGCAGTCTGTGCTGACTGTGCCGATCGCGATCACCGCACTGGACGGCCAAGCGCTCGAGAACAAGGGCGTTACCAACTCCGCCAATCTTGCGAGCGCGGTTCCAAACCTTCAGGTATCCAGCCCTTACGGAAACACGCAGCCCAATTTCTCGCTGCGCGGCATCTCGGTGGCGAACGAATACAATTCCAACCAAGCCTCGCCGATCGGCGTCTATGTCGACGACGTCTATCTCGCCAATCGCACCGCGCACGGCATGGGGCTATTCGATCTCGACCGCGTCGAGGTGCTGCGCGGGCCGCAGGGCACGCTGTTCGGACGCAATACGACCGGCGGAGCGATCAACTTCATCACGCGCGCGCCGACGCTGTCGGGGAACGAAGGCTATGCCGAGGGCGGCTACGGCAATTACGATACTTGGACCGCGCAGGCCGCGATCGAGGCGACAATGGTCAAGGACCAGCTCGGCCTGCGTGTCGCCGGGAACTTCGTGAAGGGCGATGGCCAGATCCGCAACGTCTCGCCGGGCGCGCTCGACGCCAATTCGCAGGATACCCTGCAGGGCCGCGCCACCTTGCGCTTCCGCCCGGGTGACGGCCCGCTCGACGTCAAGATCAAGATCTACGGCGGGCGAGATCGCGGCACGCAGGCGGCGATCCACGGCCTGTTGCCGTTCCGCCAGGGCCTCGATTTCTTCGAGACCAACGAGAACCGCATTGGCCGCAATCGCACGGACGCCTACGGCATCTCGGCGACGATCGCCTATGAAATTTCCCCGACGCTGACCTTCACCGCGATTACCTCTAAGGACGGCGGCAGCCAGAACCTTCAGCAGGCTGCCGACGGCTCGCCGCTTGACGTGCTCGATATCAATTGGCGCTCGAAATACGACCAGTTCAGCGAAGAGGCACGGCTCAACTACGATGGCGGCGCGCTCAAATTGGTAGCTGGCGGCTTCTACGGCTTCGACCGGGTCGAGACGCAGAACACCTTCAACATTGGCCAGGCGATCGCCCCGACCGTGAACGGCGGATTTTTCCAGAGCTACACGCAGCGCCGGCGCAGCGCCGCGGTGTTCGCGCAGGGCGATTACGAGCTGTCGCGCGGGCTGACGCTCACGGTCGGCGGGCGCTACACCTGGGATCGCGCGCGCTACGACGATGGCTATGCCTATCTGTTCGCCGGCGATGTCGGCGGCGCGCAGTTGCCGCTTGCGACGACGGTGCCCTGCCCTGGCGTTCCGGGTACGTGCGCCTATGATCCTGCATTGCGCTACGCGATCCGGGGTCAGAACAACGCGCTTACCGGCCGCGTGTCGCTGTCCTACCAGTTCGACGACGGCCCGCTCGTCTATGCGAGCTACAACCGCGGCTATCGCTCGGGCGCGTTCAACGGCGGCGGCTATACCTCGTCGGCGGGTATCACCTATATCGCGCCCGAGCGCCTAAATGCATATGAAGTGGGCGCCAAGGGCCGGTTCGGCGCGCTGACGCTGTCGGCGGCGGGCTTCTACTACGATTATTCGAACCAGCAGGTGCAGGATACGCGCGCCGGCCCGGTGTCGTTCCTCGTCAACGCGCCCAAGTCCGAAGTCTATGGCGCGGAGGCGGAGGCGGTGCTGCGGCTGTCGCCGGCCGTCAGCCTCAACGCAGCGCTCGGCTATCTCCACGCGACGTACAAGGAGCTGACGCTGCAGGGCACCGATCTGTCGGGCAACGACCTGCCGTTCGCGCCACGCTTCACGGCGCAGGGCGGTGTCGATCTGGCGCTGTTCCGCGACGGTCAGAACGGGCTGGTCTTCTCGCCCAACGTCGCCTTCTTCACGCGGCAGTTCTTCTCGCCGTTCAACGATACGAACGCTGTCGGATCGCCGCAGAACAACGCCGAACTGCAGCAGCGCGACTTCGCCAAGGTCAATGCGACCCTTGCCTGGACGATCGGGCAAATTACGCTGAAGGCGTGGGGCAACAACATCTTCGGCCGCGAAACCTTCGCCTACGGGCTCGATCTGCGCGGCGCCGGCTTCCCGTACAACTTCCTCGTTCCCGCCGCGCCGCGCACCTACGGCGGCGCTATCCAGATCGCCTTCTGA
- a CDS encoding GGDEF domain-containing protein: MRRLTSKAQGKMRSEPESDHLLRWIGGEEFGLVLGVPDPAAAAIIADRLRTAFAAAPVVWDDQPIRATVSIGACYLDCDRGAAPELVRRLDEALYRAKHNGRNRVEWISENWQPEGSNQTIAARRIFRAA, encoded by the coding sequence GTGCGACGGCTGACCTCTAAAGCACAGGGGAAGATGCGCAGTGAGCCCGAAAGCGACCATCTGTTGCGTTGGATAGGCGGTGAGGAGTTCGGGCTGGTGTTAGGTGTACCCGACCCCGCTGCCGCAGCAATCATTGCTGACCGGCTGCGAACGGCTTTTGCTGCTGCCCCGGTCGTGTGGGATGATCAGCCTATCCGAGCGACGGTGAGCATTGGCGCGTGTTACCTCGATTGCGACCGCGGCGCTGCGCCCGAACTCGTGCGGCGATTGGATGAAGCGCTGTACCGTGCGAAGCACAACGGGCGAAACAGGGTAGAATGGATTTCCGAGAATTGGCAGCCTGAGGGGAGCAACCAAACCATTGCCGCGCGGCGCATTTTCCGTGCGGCGTAG
- a CDS encoding response regulator translates to MARIIYVEDDDLMGHVVQEVLTQAGHLIGVVPHGTLGFETIAFKKPELVILDLGLPGMTGIEVLKHLRQISSTYMIPILVLTANQSAEAAEQAMGAGANDVMLKPFVPADLIARVADVLSVHGFGNDLIRRDS, encoded by the coding sequence ATGGCGCGCATCATCTATGTAGAGGACGACGACTTGATGGGTCACGTCGTGCAAGAAGTTCTGACTCAGGCTGGCCATCTTATCGGCGTCGTGCCGCACGGCACGCTGGGGTTCGAGACGATTGCGTTCAAAAAACCTGAGCTGGTGATCCTGGACCTCGGGCTCCCAGGCATGACCGGGATCGAAGTTCTGAAGCACCTGCGCCAGATCTCAAGCACTTACATGATCCCAATCCTGGTGCTCACGGCGAACCAAAGCGCGGAGGCGGCGGAGCAAGCAATGGGCGCGGGTGCCAACGATGTGATGCTGAAGCCTTTTGTGCCGGCCGATCTGATTGCGCGAGTCGCCGACGTGCTCTCCGTACATGGCTTCGGCAACGATCTGATCCGGCGCGATTCATAG
- a CDS encoding acyl-CoA thioesterase has protein sequence MPRDANPSGHIFGGWTLSQMDLAGATFAVERATGPVATVAIDAMKFLRPIAVGDEVSCFCSWEDEGSTSIKVKVETWTRVRGTKEAAKVTEGVFTYVAMTNEGQPRGLDDAA, from the coding sequence ATGCCGCGGGACGCAAACCCCAGCGGTCACATCTTCGGCGGCTGGACGCTTTCGCAGATGGACCTCGCAGGGGCGACGTTTGCGGTCGAACGAGCGACCGGGCCGGTAGCGACTGTCGCGATCGATGCGATGAAGTTCCTGCGGCCGATAGCGGTTGGCGATGAGGTCAGCTGCTTCTGCTCGTGGGAGGACGAGGGATCGACGTCGATCAAGGTGAAGGTCGAGACCTGGACTCGCGTGCGTGGCACTAAAGAGGCGGCGAAGGTCACGGAGGGGGTCTTCACATACGTGGCGATGACGAACGAAGGTCAGCCCCGCGGTCTGGACGACGCCGCCTGA